TCCCCCACCTCAAGTTCGGGAGCGTGAAATTATGGAGACTCTTCGGTGGCTCCGGTCTCCTCCTCGTTGTCGTCATCTCACCGCGCAATACCCCATTGATTGGTGCACTGTCTTCTTCTTGTTCTCTAAATCTCTTCTCTTTCCCGCCGAAGCTCGATCACTTTCTGGGAACAATCGCTCTTTCGAAGATCGCCGGAAAATTCAAGCGGCGGTGTTTTTTTTTCTTATTTTCTCTTCTTTTTTTTTGGGTTAATGATCCCGTCAGAGAAAAGGCTAAAGCTTCGTTTTTTTTATATATATGGTGAAGGAGGATGCAGAGAGTCTTTGGTGGATCGGAGGGTAGTTTCGGTAATGTAATTGAATCTACGCTAAAATGCGCATGTTCTCGGGTTTTATATTTTCCCGGGTTCGGAACTTTTCCATTTTTGTAAGTGAGTAGTGTCTTCACAGCCGTCGGAATTTTCTAATCTTTCATCTTAGCCGTTTAATCGTAACTCACCGCACAATCTCAGTCGGAGTTTTCCTTCTTTTTTCTCTTCTCCGTTTTGCAAATTCGTAATCGAGAGAGATAAACTACTTTTACTAGGTTAATTCAAATTTTACATATACCAATTTTTATTTTATTAAAATTTTCAATATTAACTTTTTTTTCTTTTCGGTTTAGTTTATTTCTTCCATAATTTTATTAATTGGAAACTGAATATAGTTTACAGAGATGAATACATGCTCAATCTATCTGTAATCTGTTCACAATGTGATCTTCCAATCTTATAAGTAAAAATGATATACTTAGCATTAGCAACATGCATATTAGAGAAATCATATAAAACAAATGTGACGCTCGATAAGTTTATGTGGATGGTTGGTCGGTCTCTGTTAGACAAATGCTTCTTCAGTTTAATGTATCATTAAGTTACTTTCAAAAAAAAATGTTATCATTAAGTTGGGACATATTTTGCTAGAGAAACAAATCTCAAAACATTTAGCATGTAGTAATTTTTTTTTATCAAAACTAAATTGAAAATTTCCATATTTATCCAAAGGTCAGTTTGAAGTCAACTTTCCATTTGTTTGGAGCGTTGGTATTACTCTAATAAGGAAACTGATGCTCATGTAAAGAGGATATTATCAAAACAGCAAAACTATTAACTATTGCCCAACTTCTCAGAAACAGAAAATGTGAATCTAAAGATGACTCTAACTGTATTTTAACTTTAAGTATGATTTATAAAGTATTGGCCATCTCACTGTATTTGATATTATGAGTTGTGAATTCTAATTATGTCCAAGGAATCCACATGTAATCACCGGCCTTAACTAATCAAGATTCAGCACTGTTGTTCCTTTTGGATACGTAAAGAAGAATATATAGTGATAACATGCATGATTAAACCTAGCTTATTGATCTTGAATCGAATCCGGCTACCAATGTAACCGACTCTCTACCGTACAACACAATGGAATCTGCAACTTGCTTTGAACTTCTGGATCAAGGACCACTAGACTAAATCAATATAAGTAGTGGAATATTATTAGTGAATTGTCTTTTCTATACATTTTTCCTAAGGATGTAGTTTTGTTTATCCATTTTATTTGGATTAAAAGATGAATTTTACCTTTGGTAATTTGTTTTCTCAGCCAGATTGTGGCTATGCAGCCTTATGTTTGACACTGCAGCCAACCAGAAATTGTAGCCCCTTCTTGAGTACACACTAGAAACTATGCCAAGTAATTCAAGTAATTGCCTTGAGAATAATTTTTCTTCTTCTTATGCGATTTTTGAAAAACAAGATCACCCATCCCATCAAAATGTGATGCCTAGTTTTAGACACGTGCCACTATAATAGCATCAGGATTGCTCTTTCGTATAGGAGACATGTTTTTTCGTTTTTCCGGCGTGTTTCTTTCACAACATGCGCTGGCTCTATGTGTTTTCTCGAATGGTCTTGTAACGCATACAGCAGAAAGCAACCAGGCCAGTGTTCCATTAGCTGGACTTGGTCAGTCACTTGAATGGTAAACGAGATAGTTTCACAGTTCAGAGGTCTTTACTTGCTGTCTACATATGATAACCACTTTTGTAGAAGTTGTTTTCAACAAACTAAGATGAATTATTTTTAAAACTATATGGACTTAAGTTCATAAAATAACTATATGGACTTGAGTTCAGAAATAACCATATGTATTTGTCTATTCGTTCGGTCTAATGTTACATATATTATTGGTCGAAATCTTATCAACATTTACTGTAAGTACCACGGTATCTATCTTCTCATTTACAAAACTTGATCTTCATTGTCATTTTGCCTTTTTGGTTTTGTTTTGACAACCATAAAACCAATGTCATTTTTCTTATTTCGATTTTTTTTTTGCGGAATATAATTTCTGATATAACAGTATACTAGATTTTGATCCGCGCTTCGAAAGCGCGGGTTTTTGAGATTATATTATAATATAAAGTCATATATTATATTGAAGAAGAGCATTTTTGAAAATTATATATTCTATGAGTAGTTTATTTAACATTTTATATAAATTTCTCTTAGACCTGGATATTTAATCCAGGCCAAAGACCAAACCGAAACCGACTCAAAACATAGGTTTGGTTTGGGTCCGGGTTCAGAGAAATTTACCTAATAGGTATTTCTTTTGGACCCGCGGGTCTTTGTTTGAGTTTGGATCCTACCCGAGACCTAGTCGGAAATATTTTTGTGTATATTAAGTATATTAGGGTATTTCGAATATGTTTATGGTATTACCTATATTTTTTTAAGTTTTGAGTTTGGATTTACAATAGTTTAGGGTTTCAGGCAAAATCTGAATTTTTTTTAAAAAAAAGAATGGTAGTCGGATAAAATTTTGGGTATTTTTTTGTTCATCGATTCAGATTTCGAATAAAATTTTAGATTTTTAGGTATTTAAATATTTTTGGATTTTAAATATTTTTCATGTTTTGGGTATTTTTCATATAGATAATTTGAATCTTTTTGAATCCTAAATACCTGAAATGATATGTCCATATCTGATATACTTACCATTGAGTTTGTAGAAATATTTGAAATATATACTGGAAAGTTTTCTTTATATTTATAGGTTTTAACCCGTTCTATTACATGATATTGTAAAAATTATAACAAAAAAAAACACTTCAGCATCCTCGTTAGACATGGAACTATAAACCGAGAACCAACAGTGAATCAAAACCGAAGCAAAAAAAAATTCAAAACTAAATTGATATTCACAAATAACTAAGTGGTTCCTATATATCTAAAACTGAAAAATCAAAATCGAACCTTTAGAATTTTTTTTTTTTTGATAAATATAGATTTCAAATATGGTGGTTCCTGTGATTGAAGAGATATACAAATTTTAAAAATGTGATTTTTTTTTCAAAATATAGTGGTTTCCATATCTCTGTTGAAAAATTTAATATTAATCTACTTATGTAAATTATTCGAAATTTAATAACAACGTAATTTTAGTTAATAATTTTTTGATCATAAAGATATTTAACAAAATTGTGAAATTGTTTTTAGATTTCATTTCTGAAACACTCAAAGAAAGAAACCATAGTACTTTTCTATTCAAAGAGACACTTAATCATATATAACATGAATATGTTTGCATGTCACATAATTGCAATAGGAAGTGGATCTGAGAGGTTATAATATTTCATGTCTAACTATTACATAATTAAGAATATTATTGTATTGCGGTATTAATTTTTTGTTTTATAAATTTATATTTGTTTTCCGTTTTAAGTGTTCTATATTTTTTATAAATTTACATTGCAGATGTATCATATTTTTGTCAAAATCTATTTATTAGTTATTTTTTATTGTTTCCATATTTAAAAGTGTGATTTATTACGTGTATTTGAGTTATGGTAACTGAATATATTTGATGAAATATTGATTACAAATCAATTTTTTTTTATATTGCTAAAAAGCCTTAATTTTTTAAAAAAATATGCTATCCATGCTTCCAAACAATATAGATATATAGTGTTATTCTTGTTTTTAAACAAATATAAAATGTACTTCAGTTTTAATAATATAGATAATCCATAAATTACATGATTTGTTATTGATTGAAATGTTTTTGTAGTATCTAAACCTGCAAAATAAGTTATTTTTATTTTCATTGTTTTTATACATTATTTTAATTTCTAAATTATTTAATATATTTAAACAATTTGAAAGAAAATTTTTAAAGATATATTAAAAATATGAAATCTATTGTTTTATATTGTTTGGACATAAGATTAATTATTGCGTTGTTTTGAAACATAGATAACAGTATAAAGAAATGAGTATTAGTGATTTAAGGTATGTTTAATTATAAATTGTAAATGTGTATTTAATTAAAAACTTACACAAGAAAGATTAGGTCCGAAGATGGAATTATGTTTTAATAAGAGATTAGATTCGGACCCGCAGGTTGTGCAAATTTTATTTTCAATTTATTCGAAATTAAAACTAGTATAAAAGTATAAATTGATTTTGTTATGAAAATATTGATATTTTATATAAAGACGTAGTTCAAGTTTTAATTTATATTTTTTTATTTGCATAGTATATATTTTTAATGGAAACTCGTAGTCTTTCCAAGTATGTCGATTTATGTAAATGGTTCCACATTTTTCTTTCATTTTCGATTTTAAACATTTCCAAAAATTCTTGATAAATATTTTTAGATGCCAAATATATATGATTAGATATCTAACCAAGATATAGAAAATCTATCTTAAAAACTAAACTAAGGAATAAACTGATAATAAATTAATTTTCAATAATAATAGAAATACGAATACATGAACAAATTAGAAAAAAATATGAGTTTAAAATTTAGATTCTATTGTTAGGTGAGTTTCCGATATTTTTTAACACTGATTAATTATGCTACTACAAACTACGAGAAACATTACATAGACGATACTACAGCCGATAATTCTACATGCCTTATAAGGATTCACATCTAACTGCATCATCCTGAGTCATCCGGTAAGATCCATTTTTGACGGTATTTTTTGCGCCATGCCAAAGATTTCTAGTAATTTTTTTTCCAATATTCTACATAATTTGTCTTCTCCGGAAATTGAAACCCAGATTTGCTGGTGTAAATGGGCTTCCACAATGGGCTTCCACAATTTTCTATTTTCTTGTATGATATTTTTATTGTTAGATTAGAATATTCTGGAATAAAATGGGTACAGATTTTTTTTTTTAAATGATCAAAGATCTTATCTAATGGCATATCTTTTGTTTTACCATATCAGGAGGATCTTATTTAATTGTTATGAATATTTTATACAGATAGTGAGAAAATCAATAGGAAATCAAATATATGAATCGTTTTATGGTTTATGATTCCATAAAACATCATTGTCAAAAACTTAGCTGATTATAAAACCGGTTGTTCATAGATTCATGAAACTATACGTCATCGTCAAAAGTTATACAGTTCCTTCATTTGAGAAACCAAAGTTTTCTTCTCCTCAGAAAATCTGAATGCTTGCTCATTCACATCAAGGAAACAAATCCCTTAACATATTACCACGTCTTTAACCACAGTTTTGAGACAAATTGAACATGCAAGAAAGTTAAAACCATCTCATTCGTCCCAACAATCCCCATTGCCGCCTAGATCATTATCACCAAATATGAATTTGGTAACAATGTTGCCTAAACCNNNNNNNNNNNNNNNNNNNNNNNNNNNNNNNNNNNNNNNNNNNNNNNNNNNNNNNNNNNNNNNNNNNNNNNNNNNNNNNNNNNNNNNNNNNNNNNNNNNNTATCCATGATTTGAAGGTTAATGTTATAAGGTATGAATTAAAACAAACTATAATTGTAAGTTGGTTTAATTTAAGTATATTGAGTACCATAAAATTATATATCAAGTGTGCATTTATATTTAGTACAACATATTCAATAGGTCCAAAAAACATGCCACCGTAAATTTAAAATAGGACTATGTTTTAATAGATTACTAGATTTTGATCCGCGCTTCGAAAGCGCGGGTTCTTCTTTGGATTATAAACAAAATTTGTGAATTAGTATTTTAGAATTGGCGTACATTATTCTCTTACAAAGTCATTATATCGAAGAAGGGCACTTGTTTAAAATTATATAATTTGTGAATTTGTTTATATAATATTTTGTATGTACACTATTATATAACTCTTTTTAGTCTTAGATATTTCACTGGATCCGAAAAACCAAACCAAAAATGAACCAAGAAATATAGTTGTGGTTTGGGTTTTGATCTAGGGCAAAGTACATATTTGATTTTTTTTCTCCGACTTGCGGTCTTTGTTCGATTCCTAGTCCTATCCGAGATCTAGTTGGGTATTCAAAATACATTAGTTTATATAATATTTGTATGTACATTATTATATAATTCTTGTTAGTCTTAGATATTTCACCGGATCCGAAAAACCAAACCAAAATCAATCAAGAAATATAGTTGTGGTTTGGGTTTGGATTTAGGGCAAAGTACATATTAGATTTTTTCGTCGACTTGCGGTCTTTATTCGATTCATAGTCCTATCCGAGACCCAGTTGGGTATTCAAAGTATATTAAATGTTTTAAGTATATTAGGTATATTTGATTTTTTCATATGTGTATTTGGTATTTCGAATGTGTTTTCAGTATTATGAATATTTTTTTAAAAGTTTCGGATCCAGATTTCCGATTATAGTTTCGGGTAAAATTCAGATTTTTTTGGGTATGAAGAAATTTTTTTAGGTATCTTAGGTTCCTCATGTCATATTTACCGTAAATNNNNNNNNNNNNNNNNNNNNNNNNNNNNNNNNNNNNNNNNNNNNNNNNNNNNNNNNNNNNNNNNNNNNNNNNNNNNNNNNNNNNNNNNNNNNNNNNNNNNNNNNNNNNNNNNNNNNNNNNNNNNNNNNNNNNNNNNNNNNNNNNNNNNNNNNNNNNNNNNNNNNNNNNNNNNNNNNNNNNNNNNNNNNNNNNNNNNNNNNNNNNNNNNNNNNNNNNNNNNNNNNNNNNNNNNNNNNNNNNNNNNNNNNNNNNNNNNNNNNNNNNNNNNNNNNNNNNNNNNNNNNNNNNNNNNNNNNNNNNNNNNNNNNNNNNNNNNNNNNNNNNNNNNNNNNNNNNNNNNNNNNNNNNNNNNNNNNNNNNNNNNNNNNNNNNNNNNNNNNNNNNNNNNNNNNNNNNNNNNNNNNNNNNNNNNNNNNAAAATAATTTAACGTAAAATATATAGTTTTATTTTTTTACATATGGTTTGTTAAAGTGTTTGTATTAAATTTGATTTTGTAAATTTTTGGAACTATATAGATGTTTAGAAAAGAGTGTAATAAAGTATATAAACTATATTGTATGTTTAGAAAAGAGTATAATAAAGTATAAAAACTATATTGTGTATATCATTGTCGTGTGATATGGTCTAATAAATAAAATTTAATTTGTTGTATAACTTTGTCATGTTCAAAAAGATGTGGTGTAATAAATTATTGTTAGAGAAATTTTAGGTTAGATATTGTTAGTCAAATATTATGGTAAGACCAAATATATTGCTAGTAAATGAAATGGTCTAACATTCTTTCATAAGTAGATTTTTTCAGAATGATTCTCTTTTAATAGAATAGATACAGGTGATAATAACATCTAAAATCAGATTATATTAATTAAATGATTTTAGTTACATAGAGATTATCTTGCAATAATTATCATCTTTTAGTTTAATTGATTATTCCCCTTAGAGAAAGAGCGATTACAATTAATCGGTGTCAACAAAACAGAAGCGGAAGTGTTAAACTTTCTTCTTGGGTTGTGTGTGTTGATTGATCTGCGTGACGACATCACAGAGCGAAACACTCTCTCTCTCTCTCTCTCTCTCTCTCTCTCTCTCTCCGCGGAATCAAATCGATCAGATACTTATCTTCAAACCCCTTTCCGTGTGGTTCGAGTTGGACCGCCTGAATCGTACGCGACCTGCTCAGGAGAACGCACCAAAGTCTCTTCCTTTTGACCCTCCCACACGACAAATCTCAATCCTTTCCGTGTCGGGCCAATGCCATGAGCTACTACGGAAACTCTATATAACCCATCGAATCGCGCAGCCCAGTTTCTCCATTACTGGATCTCGCATTGAATTTTGAGATATAGATTCTAGGGTTTATAGTTTTGCGGAGATGATTGATCATGGGAGCTCGACCTTTGATTACCGGAGCATTAGAGAGGCCGCATGCAACGCCGGCGCCGGAGCCACCGCGGGTTCAGTTTCGATTCTTTGTTTCCTTGTGTGTTTGTTTGGTGGGTTCTTGTGTGTTGATTTTGGGTTTTTTTTTTTTTTTTTTTTTCTTGCAGGGGCGATTGCAGCGACATTTGTTTGCCCGTTAGATGTGATCAAAACAAGGTTACAGGTTCTTGGTCTCCCTGAAGCTCCAGCCTCTGGAAAGAGAGGTACTTTGCTTTAGAATGTAACTTGTAGATCTTGTGCATGTTTGATCAAGAGTCTCTCTAGGTCCTAACATATCTGCATGTGTTCAGGTAGTGTGATCATTACAAGCCTACAGAATATAGTGAAGAATGAAGGCTTTAGAGGAATGTATAGAGGGCTTTCACCAACCATCATAGCTCTGCTTCCGAATTGGGCTGTAAGTTCTACTTTTTCCCTCTGCTGAGATTTGTTTCTTCAAGAGATTTGTGATGTCTTTCCTTGTAGTTGATGTTCTGGTATCATGTGCAGGTCTACTTCTCAGTGTATGGAAAGCTAAAGGATGTCCTGCAGTCTAGTGGTTAGTTACAAAATCTTGTTGTGCTTATGTATCAGATGTATCATTTGGTATTTCAACTGTTTATGTTTTCCTGATAGATGGAACACTTAGTGTTGGAGCCAACATGGTAGCTGCTGCCGGTGCTGGAGCTTCCACATCTATTGCAACTAATCCACTTTGGGTTGTCAAGACAAGGCTAATGGTGAGTTTTGTCCTCTTTCTTTTAGCTTTACTAGACATTCTTCTTGACTCTTCCCCTTTTCTCAGACGCAAGGGATTAGGCCAGGTGTGGTACCTTACAAAAGCGTAATGTCTGCTTTCAGTAGGATTTGTCAAGAAGAAGGATTCCGAGGGCTGTACAGGTCAGTAGTATTCTTGCATCAAAACTGAAGCCTCTGTGATTTTGTGCACATGTTAACCTTTAAGATGTTTTGAATGCAGTGGCCTTTTGCCTTCTTTGGCTGGAATCAGCCATGTTGCAATCCAGTTTCCAGCTTATGAAAAGATTAAGCAGTACATGGCAAAAATAGGTAAAACATAATTCCCCCACTATATTATTTAGGCCTGGGCATAAAATCCGGAACCCGAAACAACGTAAAAATATCCGAACGGATCTTGTAGGGTGGTACAAAAAATATAAGAACCCGAAGTGTTATTAACCGAACCCGAACGGGTAACCCGAAAAATCCGAAATTAATAGTCAATATAAATATTTTGAAATATATATAAGTATTCCAATTATTAAATTCAATATTTGTGGTAATATTATATATAATAATAAATATTAAAATTCTAATAAATGCTTTAAGTACACAATTAGTTATAAATAAGTATTTTATAATTTGCTCATTTAAATAAAAAGTCTACTCTCTATAAGGCAATACATATTGTTTACAAATGATGTTTGTTTTCATGCTTGATTTAACATTTTATTGTTATTTTATCAATTTTATATGTGATAGATTAATTTTTATTTAATTTAGATGTTTTTCTTTGTGTTTTACTTCAAAAAATTTGTTTTTTACTTTGGTTATATCCGAACCGAACCGATATAACCTGAATCCGTACGATGTATGATTACTTTATGGGTTTTATGAAACAATACAATTTTGAACCGAACCTGAAGTGTTATTATCTGAACCCGACCCGTACTAATAAATTTTTAGTATGGGACCTAGAAGTGTAAACCCGAAAAATCCGACCCGAATGCCAACGGGTACCCGAACGCCCAGGCCTAATATTATTACATAATCAATCCTCATGTTCTGTTAGTTTCTGATCAAAGCTTTGTTAAGTTCTCAGATAATACATCCGTAGAGAATCTGAGTCCTGGGAGTGTTGCTATTGCTTCTTCGATAGCGAAAGTCGTCGCCTCTGTTTTGACTTACCCACATGAGGTTTCTCATCTCTCTCTCTATATGCCTTACTCTTAGGTTCATAAACTAAATGGGGCTTATGTTGCTATATCCACAGGTGATTAGAGCCAAGCTTCAAGAACAAGGGCAAATGAGAAACTCTGAGAACAAGTATTCAGGAGTCATTGATTGCGTAAAGAAGGTTTTTAGAAGCGAAGGGATCCCTGGAATGTACCGTGGATGTGCTACTAATCTGCTCAGGACAACTCCATCAGCAGTTATTACATTTACAACCTATGAGATGATGCTTAGATTTTTCCGACAAGTTGTTCCACCAGAGACTAATATGTCTGATGATGACGAAAAAAAGAGTTTAGTTAGTCAACGTGGAGGAGGAGGAGAAGAAGAGAAAGATTCTGCTTTGAGAGAATCACAAACTCAAGCTAATAAGATCACTTCCCCTATCCCTCTTGGAAGCAAATAAAAGATTTTCTAGACCATGACTCATGGCTACATAGATTTTCTTTACTTCTAAAGTCGATTCCAATTTAAGTTATTTTTGTCCCTTGAGGTGATCAAGTTTGTAACTTTTTTGCTCGTTGTTCTAACAAATGTGTAAAAACATATCAATAAGTACTTTTTGGCCGTTTTGATGATCACACGAATATTTGAAGATCAAATTTGTTTAAGTATTTGGATGCTTTTGATGGAGTTTTGTGGACCATTACAAGTAATGGAGGCTGAAAAAGTGTTAGAGAAGGAAGAGGATTTGTTACCCTACCACAAGGCAATATGATCTTCTTCAGGTTATAAAGCTTTTAGGACTTGTTGAAGTAGGCATGGACGTTCGGGTCGGATTTCGGATTTCGGATTTCGGTTTTCTTTTATAACACTTCCTAGGTCATATTCTCTAGTAAATTTGCAAGTACGGGTCGGGTTCGGATATAATACATCGGGTTCATGTCGGTTTTGTATCACATCATAGAACCCATAAAATAATCATATATCATCCGGATTCGGGTTATATTGGATCGGTTCGGATATACCCGAAATAAAATCTAAAATTTAAAAACAAAACATAAGAAACATATATTTATTTATATATAATTAAGTATTTAAGGTAGTTATTTAAATTTTAAATACTTATTGTTAGATAACATATCAAAATAAACATGAAATTGAATATTTGAAGTATATATTCATGTTTCATATAATTATATTGTATATTATTTTGGATATTCGGATCGATTTCTTCGGATATTTTTTTGGATTTTTTTATTTTTTCGGTTTTTCTGGTTACCCGTTCGGGTTCGGTTAATAACACTTCGGGTTCGGATATGTTTTGTATCACCTTAGAAGACCCATTCGGACATTTTTTACACTTTGGACCGGATACGATCGGATTTTTCGGTTCGGGTTCGGTTCGGATTTCGGGTTACGGATATTATACCCAGACCTATGTTGAATGAACAATGTGATAACTGATAAAGGCCATGTGTTTCTGGTCAGAGAGATCTCAGATTTGTCTTAGAGCAGGATTAACCCCGTCTCTTAGATAGGTATCTTAGCACTATTGTGATTTAAAAAAAAAAAATTGCAATTAACACAAGGGACGTCTCTTGATTAAGAGAATCAAGAACCGTGTCTTAGACGACAGGTGTCAAAAAATAATCCATGTCTTTTGTTTCTTTCTCTTCTCTTCCTCTCTGTCTCTCCCGATGATCTCTGATTGATCGATCCTTTCTTATTCACTAGGGATTGTACGACACCGAAGCAGCGATTCTTTCTCTGTTTGTACCTTTCCTTCGATATAACCGAACGATTTGTTAATCGTGGTTTGTGGAACTGAAGAGAGAGAGAGAGAAACGTTTGGAGTCTGCGTGAAAGGAGCAGGTGTTGTTGATAGGAAGATAACAATTGGAGTCTGCGTCATGGATAGACAACAAGCGTTTGGCGAATTTGAGGTATGATTGATCGGCCAATTTGATCATAGACAACCTTAATTTTGTGATTCCAGATTATGTTTCTTTTTGTTTTTGCGGATTCTATGGTGTATTCTCCCTTTTACTTGTCATATGCGATCTCATGGAACCTTTTTGATACCACCTTTTTTTTTACTAGATCATACATTTTGGGGACAAAGGCCTTCAGTTCTCAACTCTGCTCCTTTATCAAGAGTGCACAATGACATGGAGACACAAATTCATCTCATTGAGCAAGAAGCCTATAGCTCAATACTCCGTGCATTTAAAGCCCAGTCTGATGCTATCACTTGGGTACTTATTCTACTTCTCTTGTTCATTACCAACTCCAGTAATAAGAGATTGATTAGTTTTGACTTTGTTCACTGCCACTCTAGTATAGTCAATGAATGATGATGAATTGCTTCATTTGATTAATAATTTTATAATTGTATAACTGTACTATTACAAGTGCTAAAATCTATATTTTCTCAAGAGCTCAATCTCATTCTTGGATTCTGATTGCTCTTTGTGTATATATTATCAGTTTCTTTCCTCATATGTAAAGCTACCATTTCGATGACAGAGCTATTCAAGATCCAAGGAGAGATGCTTCCTGCTGTTACAGCCATCACCATCCTCTTGGCAACTTCTTTCCCTGATTTCTTCAACTCTCTCGCCCCTTCTGCTGAAACCATCTCTCTCCCTCTCATGCAGGTATACTTTATTAGACACTATCCATAATAAACCATCAATCATTTCTGAATCTTTGTATTTGTTTGGGTATTTTTTTTAGGAACCCTTAAAAAAGAGATTAGCATTGGAGTTTTTGTTGGTGTCTCTTAACTAAGTTCTTAACTAACATGCATTTATTATTAAAAAAATCATTAAGAGACCCTACTGGGGTTGTAGGGTTAATCATGCTCTAAGCCTTTGAAATCTTGCCTTTTATACCAGTTAAGCATGCAGATTAGTTTCTGGTATTAGACCCAGTGCCTGAGATCAGTAGATACGATTAACATAATTCTAATTGGTTTTATCGGACTTCTTTTTTTTTTTTTTTTTTTTTTTTTGATCAACTGGAAAAGCATTAATGGAAATAAGATTCTGGACTTCTTCAAAGTAAATTCTACGAGATAACAAATATTTCAGTTTAATAATGTAATCGCCAAGATACTAGGATGATGTGGAACAAGGTATAGAGTATGAGCTCACATGTGTATTTTTAATATATATTTCTAATTGTTAATCTTAGAATGTTTAAAGACCTCTCTTTCAGTCATATTTTAGATGTAAATTAATAAATCAATGATTCTAACAAAGTTTCTCCTAGTGTAAATATTTATAGTGTTTCTATAAAACAAATTTCACTGTCCCCGCTCTCAACTCATTTCATCGTCCCCTCTTAACTCAAATTT
The DNA window shown above is from Brassica oleracea var. oleracea cultivar TO1000 chromosome C3, BOL, whole genome shotgun sequence and carries:
- the LOC106329121 gene encoding nicotinamide adenine dinucleotide transporter 2, mitochondrial; its protein translation is MIDHGSSTFDYRSIREAACNAGAGATAGAIAATFVCPLDVIKTRLQVLGLPEAPASGKRGSVIITSLQNIVKNEGFRGMYRGLSPTIIALLPNWAVYFSVYGKLKDVLQSSDGTLSVGANMVAAAGAGASTSIATNPLWVVKTRLMTQGIRPGVVPYKSVMSAFSRICQEEGFRGLYSGLLPSLAGISHVAIQFPAYEKIKQYMAKIDNTSVENLSPGSVAIASSIAKVVASVLTYPHEVIRAKLQEQGQMRNSENKYSGVIDCVKKVFRSEGIPGMYRGCATNLLRTTPSAVITFTTYEMMLRFFRQVVPPETNMSDDDEKKSLVSQRGGGGEEEKDSALRESQTQANKITSPIPLGSK